The Streptomyces sp. NBC_01268 genome segment CCGAGACCGTGAAGGCGCGCTCCCCCGCCGGGGTGTGCAGGGTGATCCGCTCGCCCACCCGTCCGTGGCCGGTGCCGACCACCGCCTGGCCCGGGCCCGGGGCCGTACCGGTGGCGAGGCGGGTGCCGGTGAAGGCGGCGGAGCCCCAGCCGGAGGCGGTGAGCGGGGCGCCGGAGGTCGCGCGTACGGGGTAGGAGACGTCTCCGACGGCGTGCGCGGCGCCCGGGACGCCGGCGGCGGCGCGGACGAGGGAGGCGTCGAGTCGGGCCCGGTCGGGCACGGCGGCGGAGAGCGTCCGGCGCTCCTCGCCGCGCCCGATCGTCGTGTGGAGCTGCTGGTCGGCGGCGGCGACGACGGGCGCGCCCGCGTAGCGCGCGGGCGGGACGGCGGCGGTGAGGCCGGTCTGGAGCAGCAGTCCGCAGCCGGAGATCACGGCGGCGGCGAGCAGCAGGGCGACGAAGGTGCCGGCGAAGGCGGAGGGCTTGAAGCGGACGGCGGCGCGGGCGAGGCCGTTGGGGCGGGGCATCAGGCGGCCACCCCGGCGCGGGTGGCGGCGGTGAGCGCGGTCATCCGGGCGGCGATGCGGTCCGGGGTGCTGCGCGGAAGGCTGTCGGCGAGGGAGCCGTCGGCGAGGAAGAGGACGCGGTCGGCGTAGGCGGCGGCGACGGGGTCGTGGGTGACCATGACGACGGTGGCGCCGAGGCGGTCGACGGCGTCGCGGAGCAGGGTGAGGACCTCGGTGGCGGTCGTGGTGTCGAGGGCGCCGGTCGGTTCGTCGCCGAAGATCACGTCGGGCCGGGTGATCAGGGCGCGGGCGATCGCGACGCGCTGCTGCTGGCCGCCGGAGAGCTCGGCGGGGCGGCGGGCGCCCTTGTCGGCGAGGCCGACCTGGCCGAGGACCTCGGCGGCGCGGTGCCGGTCGGGGCGCGCGCCCGCGAGCCGCAGGGGCAGCAGGACGTTCTGCTCGACGGTGAGCGAGGGCAGCAGGTTGAAGGCCTGGAAGACGAAGCCGAGGCGGGCTCGGCGCAGCTCGGTGAGCCTGTTCTCGCCGAGGCCGGTGATCTCGGTGCCGCCGAGGCGGACGGAGCCGGCGGTGGGGCGGTCGAGTCCGGCGGCGCACTGCAGGAAGGTGGACTTGCCGGAGCCGGAGGGACCCATGACGGCGGTGAAGCTGCCGTGCGGGAGGCGCAGGTCGATGCCGCGGAGCGCGTGCACGGCGCCGGCCCCCTTGCCGTACTGGCGCCGTACCCCGGCGAGTTCGACGGCTGCGGTGCCGAGGGCGGTGTCCCGGGCTGCCATGAGTGTCCTCCGTGCGTTCGTGACGTGCGTGACGTGACTGAGCGTCCTGTCGAACGTACGGATTTCCGCAGGTCGGGGGCGATGGAGGCGGCCGGTCTCTCAGGGGTGGGGGTGTCCCCACCCCGGCCGGTCGGGTCAGCCCGTGCGGCTGATCAGGAGCAGCGCGCGGTCGTCGTTGACGTCCTTGGCGCAGGCCTCGATGAGGTGCCAGGCGGCGCCTTCGAATCCGGCGGCGACATAGCGGTCGGCCTCTCCGGTGAGCCGGTCGATGCCCTCGGCGATGTCGCGGTCGGCGGCCTCGACGAGGCCGTCGGTGAAGAGCATGAGGACGTCGCCGGGGCGCAGGGAGCCCTTGACCGGGTGGAACTCCGCGCCGTCGTAGACGCCGAGGAGGGGTCCTTCGGCGGCCTTCTCCTCCCAGCGGCCGGTGCCGGCGTGCAGCTGGAGGGCGGGCAGGTGCCCGGCGGAGAGCAGTTCGTAGTCGCCGGAGTCCAGGTCGAGGACGAGGTGGATGGAGGTGGCGAAGCCCTCGTCCCAGTCCTGGCGCAGGAGGTAGCCGTTGGCGGCGGGCAGGAAGCCGTGCGGGGGCAGCGAGCCGAGGAGGCCGCCGAAGGCGCCGGAGAGCAGCAGGGCGCGGGAGCCCGCGTCCATGCCCTTGCCGGAGACG includes the following:
- a CDS encoding ABC transporter ATP-binding protein, with product MAARDTALGTAAVELAGVRRQYGKGAGAVHALRGIDLRLPHGSFTAVMGPSGSGKSTFLQCAAGLDRPTAGSVRLGGTEITGLGENRLTELRRARLGFVFQAFNLLPSLTVEQNVLLPLRLAGARPDRHRAAEVLGQVGLADKGARRPAELSGGQQQRVAIARALITRPDVIFGDEPTGALDTTTATEVLTLLRDAVDRLGATVVMVTHDPVAAAYADRVLFLADGSLADSLPRSTPDRIAARMTALTAATRAGVAA